The proteins below come from a single Eucalyptus grandis isolate ANBG69807.140 chromosome 3, ASM1654582v1, whole genome shotgun sequence genomic window:
- the LOC120292029 gene encoding uncharacterized protein LOC120292029, with product MYAVAKWAVAFSVHLDVDSKGTTSGEASQGGHGPTEVKPKPEVNVRYRPLFEAAVKGDWKGAEEILDHDPEAITATILTSGTRQATVSDIAVTAGQDQFMENLVKRVPAKNKAPILEGALYHAARTGKIRRVKELVDDLDKVGKSGVEVALSIATGKAPKQKEVIWYLAKHMKSKPENDLVLALIKAGHLDILLDLANKHPNLRKFDESENHGLSKDLVQVKSYYRSGARLNFWEKFIYQCIPSSVDPSSHKVKDTKMARGIFVNLLMDGLIRQKAYHSKILLIKS from the exons ATGTACGCTGTTGCCAAGTGGGCCGTTGCTTTCTCT GTTCACTTAGACGTTGATTCAAAAGGCACAACATCTGGTGAAGCTTCTCAGGGCGGTCATGGACCAACTGAAG TTAAGCCAAAACCGGAGGTCAATGTGAGGTATCGACCATTGTTTGAAGCCGCAGTAAAAGGTGATTGGAAAGGTGCCGAGGAAATCCTCGATCATGATCCCGAAGCAATCACGGCCACAATTTTGACCTCAGGAACTCGTCAAGCTACTGTGAGCGATATTGCGGTTACGGCCGGACAAGATCAATTTATGGAAAACCTGGTTAAGCGCGTCCCTGCGAAAAATAAAGCTCCCATATTAGAGGGTGCCCTCTACCATGCTGCTCGGACGGGAAAAATAAGAAGGGTAAAGGAATTAGTAGATGATCTTGACAAAGTTGGTAAATCAGGTGTAGAAGTTGCCTTGTCAATCGCTACTGGAAAAGCTCCTAAGCAAAAGGAGGTTATCTGGTACCTAGCCAAACATATGAAATCCAAACCAGAGAATGATCTCGTGCTTGCCCTTATTAAGGCTGGCCATTTGG ACATACTCTTGGATTTAGCTAACAAACACCCCAACTTGAGGAAATTTGATGAGAGCGAAAACCATGGCCTGTCAAAAGACTTAGTACAAGTGAAGTCTTACTACCGCAGTGGAGCTCGactcaatttttgggaaaagtttATTTACCAAT GTATCCCTTCCTCGGTTGATCCATCATCTCACAAAGTCAAAGACACCAAGATGGCTCGAGGTATTTTTGTTAATCTACTGATGGATGGACTAATACGGCAAAAAGCATATCATTCAAAGATCTTACTCATAAAAAGTTAA